The Polyangium aurulentum genomic interval TTTCGAGGAGCGCGCGCTCGCGGCGGACGGCCCTGTGCCCGAGGTCGAGCTCGGCTGGGACGATCCGTGGATCATCTGCGGCACGGGCGGCACCACGGGCACGCCCAAGGGAGCGATCCTCACGCACCGATCGGTCACGGCCAATGCCGTGAACACCGTGTCGAGCTGGGGCCTGTCGGAGCGCGACGTCACGCTGCTCAACGCGCCGCTCTTCCACACCGGAGGGCTCAACGTCTTCACCACGCCGCTCGTGCTCGCGGGCGGCACCTCGATCGTCTGCCGCGCGTTCGACCCCGACGAGGTCCACGCCTCCGTGCGCGACGGGGGCGTCTCCGTGTTCTTTGGGGTCCCAACGATGTTCCTCGCCCTCGCCGGGCACCCGCGCTTCGCAGAGGGCCACCTCGGCCGGCTGCGCATCGTCATCAGCGGCGGCGCGCCCTGCCCCGAGCCCATCTTCCACGCCTACTGGGAGCGCGGCGTCGATCTCAAGACCGGCTACGGCCTCACCGAGGCAGGCCCCAACAACTTCTGGCTGCCGCCCGCGGACGTCCGCAGAAAACCCGGCTCGGTCGGCTCGCCGCTGTTCTTCGTGGACGCGCGCATCGCCTGCGAGGACGGCCGGGAGGCGGAGGCAGGCGAGGTGGGCGAGCTGCTCCTGCGCGGGCCGCACCTGTTCGCGGGCTACTGGGGCCGGCCCGAGGAGACGGCGAAGGCGCTCTCGGGCGGCTGGCTGCGCACCGGCGACCTCGCGCGCCGGGACGAGGAGGGGCATTTTTACATCGCCGGGAGAAGCAAGGACCTCATCATCTCCGGTGGCGAGAATGTATACCCCGCCGAGGTCGAGGCCGTGCTCGCGGCCCACCCCGCGGTCGCCGAGGCCGCCGTCATCGGTGTACCGGACGAGAAATGGGGGCAGGTCGGTCGCGCCTTCGTGGTCGCCAGACCAGCATCTCGTGCCGAGGCGAATGAGATTCTCGCGTTCTGCAGGGGCCGGCTCGCCAAATACAAGGTGCCGGCCTCGCTCGTCTTCGTCGAAGCTCTGCCCCGCACGGGCGCTGGGAAGATCGACAAGAAGGCGCTCGAGCGACAGCACGGGTGAGCACGCCGCGCGCGTCCCCGCGCACGAATTGCCCGATGATCCCTTGGTACGATCTTGCGCGTGAGGTGGTTACGCGGTGGGGGGCGCGATCAAGGCGTCGAGCGCGCGGAGCACGCCATCGGGGCCGTCGTCTTTGGGGACCGCCCCGAACGCGCCGCACCGCTGCGCCATGCGCGAGAGCATGTTCGGGTGCATCTCGCTGCAAAGGAGCACTTTCACCCGCGCCGGGCCGTGGACGTCGCGAATCATGCGAGCGAGCACAGCGCCGTCGAGCCGGGGCATGTTCACGTCGAGCAGCACGATTTCGGCGCTCGTATGCTGGATGGCGCTCAGGGTCCCGAATGGGCTGCGATGGAAGTGCACCGGGAATCCCGCCAGGGCGAGGATGTGCGAAAGCTCCGTACCGAACCGGATGTCGTCGTCGATGACGAGGACGCGGGGCCTCTGGGTGCGGGGCCGGGGCTTTTCGGCGCTGGGCGAGCGGCGTTGATCGGAGAGCATGCCGGGATCCTTCCTCGGGGGCGCGGGAGGCGCGTCGAGTGGAGCGCATGCGCGAGCAAGCGGCGGGCCAGATCGGGTATCCAATGATGAGCGGGCTGTAATGGTGGCGGGACCGGCGAGGTGAGGTTTGCAGCCCTCAGATGCTGAGGTGTGCGCGTCACGGCTGAGGACCGGAGCCCTCACCTCGCGAGAGGGAGATTCAGTTCGGGCTCTGCGGCAAGACCGCGCGGACCTGATCGATCATTTCCGCCTGGGGCACACTTTTCGTCACGGCGCCGTGCACGCCCATGGCCTTGGCGAGCCGCTCGAGCGGGGCGGGCTCCATGTTGCTGCAAAGAAGGACTTTTATGCGGCCAAGCCCGAACGCGTCACGGATCATCCGCACGAGAAGCGGGCCGTCGAGCTTGGGCATGTTCACGTCGAGCAGGACGAGGTCGCAGACCGTCTCCCGGATCGCTTGCAGGCTGCCGAAGGGGCCGCGGTGAAAGCGTGCGGTGAACCCGGCGCCCTCGAGCATCCGCACGGCATTGGCGCCGAAGTTCGCGTCGTCGTCGATAATGAGGATCCGTCGCATCGATCCCTCCTTCAGGGAGGTGGTTCCTGTCGTTCGGTGGCGCCGGGGCTCGTCATCGTCGCGGAGCATGGCGCGGTCCGGCGGGCCGAGGGCGCGTGAGCATGGTCGCCCCCTGGGCGATCCATCCAATCGGAAACGTGGCGTGTGGCGGCAAGCATCCCCCCCCGGGCGGCGGCATTCCCCCACGGAGCCGCCTGCGTAGCCGCCGAGTCGAATCGAGCTTCAACTGGTAACTGTGCCTCGCAGCAAAGTCAAGCCGCTG includes:
- a CDS encoding acyl-CoA synthetase; this encodes MHIGDWLARRAALTPDKIALVDNLRGGRTITYREWNRAANRTAHFLRERLGIGRGDRVAVLSMNNVETLDLLFACGKLGAILLPLNWRLTAVELARYLADTTPAVLLYGPEMRATCEALRGEPGVSPRAFVALSAEARLRGDDIDFEERALAADGPVPEVELGWDDPWIICGTGGTTGTPKGAILTHRSVTANAVNTVSSWGLSERDVTLLNAPLFHTGGLNVFTTPLVLAGGTSIVCRAFDPDEVHASVRDGGVSVFFGVPTMFLALAGHPRFAEGHLGRLRIVISGGAPCPEPIFHAYWERGVDLKTGYGLTEAGPNNFWLPPADVRRKPGSVGSPLFFVDARIACEDGREAEAGEVGELLLRGPHLFAGYWGRPEETAKALSGGWLRTGDLARRDEEGHFYIAGRSKDLIISGGENVYPAEVEAVLAAHPAVAEAAVIGVPDEKWGQVGRAFVVARPASRAEANEILAFCRGRLAKYKVPASLVFVEALPRTGAGKIDKKALERQHG
- a CDS encoding response regulator, with product MLSDQRRSPSAEKPRPRTQRPRVLVIDDDIRFGTELSHILALAGFPVHFHRSPFGTLSAIQHTSAEIVLLDVNMPRLDGAVLARMIRDVHGPARVKVLLCSEMHPNMLSRMAQRCGAFGAVPKDDGPDGVLRALDALIAPPTA
- a CDS encoding response regulator, giving the protein MRRILIIDDDANFGANAVRMLEGAGFTARFHRGPFGSLQAIRETVCDLVLLDVNMPKLDGPLLVRMIRDAFGLGRIKVLLCSNMEPAPLERLAKAMGVHGAVTKSVPQAEMIDQVRAVLPQSPN